TCCCACAAAAACAGCCCAAGAAGGGTCGGCTTTGGCTGAACGACGGCTCCTGCGTGCGATTGCGGGCCGAGCGACCAAACCATGTTTGGTCCTACGACTTCGTTCAGGATCGCACTCATGACGGGCGTGTCTTTCGCACGCTGAATATCATTGATGAGTTCACGAGAGAGGCGCTGGTGATTAGGGTTAAACGCAGGCTCAATTCAACGGATGTGGTCGATGCTTTGACCGATCTCTTCATCCTTCGAGGCCCGCCCGAGTTCATAAGATCGGACAATGGCGCGGAATTTATCGCCAAGAAGGTGCGTGCTTGGATTGGGGCCGTTGGTGCCAAAACTGCGTTCATCGCCCCAGGATCACCATGGGAAAACGGCTACTGTGAGAGTTTCAATTCCCGCTTCCGCGACGAGCTGCTTAACGGCGAGGTATTCTATACGTTACGCGAAGCTCAGATCCTGATCGAGCGTTGGCGGCACTCTAGGGCTGCAACAGTTTTCGCCCGCCAGCCAGAAAGTTTGATGTAGGACTCATAAGATCCGCGCGAGTCTGTGTAACCGTTGATTGCGTATGAATACACGCCCTCTTGTTTGAAAAAACTTGGTCAAACGCTCCCGCTGACCTGGTCGCAAATTTCCACTTGCTGTTGTGAATAGATTATCGGACGGCTCACTAAAACAAACGGCTGTTTCGCCACAAATAGGCTTTCCGTCTCTGTCTGCCCGGTTCCAAGCATAACCTTCCCAACCGTCGTCGATCATCCAAACTTGACAACCATCCGGCATAACCCCCAACGCAGGCTTATAACGGTCAGTCTTAATCGTATTTTGAGCCGACGCACCATTAGGTAAGGTCACGCTCACTCCGAAGATCGCAATCCCGACGACCACTACGCGCAAAGCGCTTATAAAAATTCCACTTATACTACGGCTACTGCACAACCCGAACGTTGCGATGTGAGATGATGCGGAAGTTATCAGTTACTTGATCTCGAAAGTTGCGCCACTTTTTTGGGACGACCCCTCGCATAAAGTTCAAGATTGGGTTGGCGAAGTGTTTTTACGTTGGATAGTGCCGATTATGGGTGACGTGGCTGTGCATGATGGCCCAGAGCCTCTCAATGGGATTGAATCGAGGGCAATAGGGCGGCAGTTGGATCAGATGAATGCGACAGTTTTTGCGCGACAGGAACGCTCTGACATTGGGGCCTTTGTGGTATGGGGCATTGTCCCAAATGACGTGAATGATACGTTTGTCAGGGTTTCTGGCCTCAATTTTGGCGAGAAGCTGAACGGAGCTGACCCCATCGACGGTGGTTGGTTCAACGAAGGGCGCGTCAAAGGTTTCCAGGTTCAGAGCGCCGTGAATGTTCACGCGCCCAGATGTCGTTTGGATGGCGGGATTTGACCCTTTGCGAGCCCAACCATGGCTGGGTTTGCTTTGATATTCCGGATGAACTGCATCCGAGAAGTCGACGGCCTCGTCGGCAGGCAAGTTATTCAGTAGGTTCGTATGAAATGCGATGAATGCGGCCTGCTTTTCAACGTCAGCCACACGGGGCAGCGCCTTTGGTTTGCGATACTCGAACCCCAGGCGGGCCAGAAGCTTGATGCAGCCAGAATGAGATAGTGGATGTTGAATTTTGCACCCATATAGGCTCTGATCTGCGCCGTTGAACGGCAGAACCGTTCCTCAAGCCATTCGCTCAAATCCGCCTCATGAGCAATCGTCATCCGTGACTGCCCGCCTTTCCACCCATCGTAGGCGACGGCCTCCCAGTCCTCAGCCAAATATTGCTTGTGCCAGCTGCGCACCGTGTCGTCGTCCAGAAACAGAACCTTTGCGATTTGGGCACATGACATCCCATCATTCAGCAGCGAAA
This Falsihalocynthiibacter arcticus DNA region includes the following protein-coding sequences:
- a CDS encoding helix-turn-helix domain-containing protein, with translation MIRPNFLTTADRLELLSCVKRQREDYGVARRANALSLLNDGMSCAQIAKVLFLDDDTVRSWHKQYLAEDWEAVAYDGWKGGQSRMTIAHEADLSEWLEERFCRSTAQIRAYMGAKFNIHYLILAASSFWPAWGSSIANQRRCPVWLTLKSRPHSSHFIRTY
- a CDS encoding IS630 family transposase, whose product is MKLLARLGFEYRKPKALPRVADVEKQAAFIAFHTNLLNNLPADEAVDFSDAVHPEYQSKPSHGWARKGSNPAIQTTSGRVNIHGALNLETFDAPFVEPTTVDGVSSVQLLAKIEARNPDKRIIHVIWDNAPYHKGPNVRAFLSRKNCRIHLIQLPPYCPRFNPIERLWAIMHSHVTHNRHYPT